The following are from one region of the Mycolicibacterium helvum genome:
- the secE gene encoding preprotein translocase subunit SecE has translation MSDERDSADAAGDAGLDGNEDTGGQTVVVSRPSRPTGKRSRRAGATALAEPEEAESTAEELGVEKDKSTKKSKKAKKAKSGPSRNPILFVWNYLKQVVAELRKVIWPNRKQMVSYTTVVLLFLAFMVALIGGVDLGLAKLVLWVFG, from the coding sequence GTGAGCGACGAGCGCGACAGTGCTGACGCCGCAGGCGACGCCGGACTGGATGGCAACGAGGACACCGGCGGGCAGACCGTCGTCGTGTCCCGGCCCTCGCGCCCCACTGGCAAGCGGTCCCGGCGTGCCGGCGCCACCGCGCTGGCTGAGCCGGAAGAAGCCGAATCGACCGCTGAGGAACTCGGCGTCGAGAAGGACAAGTCCACCAAGAAGTCCAAGAAGGCCAAAAAGGCGAAGTCCGGGCCCTCGCGCAACCCGATCCTGTTCGTGTGGAACTACCTCAAGCAGGTCGTCGCCGAACTGCGCAAGGTGATCTGGCCGAACCGCAAGCAAATGGTCAGCTACACCACCGTGGTCCTGCTGTTCCTGGCCTTCATGGTGGCCCTGATCGGCGGGGTCGACCTGGGCCTGGCCAAGCTGGTGCTGTGGGTGTTCGGCTAG
- the hadC gene encoding (3R)-hydroxyacyl-ACP dehydratase subunit HadC — MALKIDILGMVWKYPDTFVVGREQIRQYSNAVKSAAPASMDEKAAAELGHPGVVAPLTFMSIFAVMIQRHFFQHVDVGLKTMQIVQVDQRFKYYRPIVEGDALQGTMYIESVEERFGADIVTTRNVLIDQHGETVMESFTTLMGHEGDNSISAGWDPETGQVLRKPVSHD; from the coding sequence GTGGCACTCAAGATCGATATCCTCGGAATGGTCTGGAAGTACCCGGACACCTTCGTGGTGGGCCGTGAGCAGATTCGCCAGTATTCGAACGCGGTGAAGTCCGCCGCCCCGGCATCGATGGACGAAAAGGCTGCCGCAGAACTGGGCCACCCCGGTGTGGTGGCGCCGCTGACGTTCATGTCGATCTTCGCGGTGATGATCCAGCGGCACTTTTTCCAGCACGTGGACGTCGGCCTGAAGACCATGCAGATCGTGCAGGTGGATCAGAGGTTCAAGTACTACCGGCCGATTGTCGAGGGCGACGCCCTGCAAGGCACCATGTACATCGAGTCGGTCGAGGAGCGCTTCGGCGCCGACATCGTCACCACCCGCAACGTCCTGATCGACCAACACGGCGAGACCGTGATGGAGTCCTTCACCACGTTGATGGGTCACGAGGGCGACAACTCGATTTCGGCGGGCTGGGATCCCGAGACCGGGCAGGTGCTGCGCAAACCGGTCAGTCACGACTGA
- the hadB gene encoding (3R)-hydroxyacyl-ACP dehydratase subunit HadB, with the protein MALREFSSVKVGEELPEQVITLTRADLVNYAGVSGDLNPIHWDDEIAKQIGLDTAIAHGMLTMGLGGGFVTTWVGDPGAVTEFNVRFTAIVPVPNDGVGAEIVFSGKVKSTDPESKSVTIALVATTGGKKIFGRAVAIAKLA; encoded by the coding sequence ATGGCACTGCGTGAGTTCAGTTCGGTCAAGGTGGGCGAGGAGCTCCCTGAACAGGTCATCACCTTGACCCGTGCCGACCTGGTCAACTACGCCGGCGTGTCCGGCGACCTCAACCCGATCCACTGGGACGACGAAATCGCCAAGCAAATCGGCCTGGACACGGCGATCGCCCACGGCATGCTGACGATGGGCCTTGGCGGCGGCTTCGTCACCACCTGGGTGGGCGACCCCGGCGCGGTGACCGAGTTCAACGTGCGCTTCACGGCCATCGTGCCCGTGCCCAACGACGGCGTCGGCGCCGAAATCGTGTTCAGCGGCAAGGTGAAGTCGACCGACCCCGAGAGCAAGTCGGTGACGATCGCACTGGTTGCCACCACCGGTGGGAAGAAGATCTTTGGTCGCGCCGTGGCGATAGCGAAGTTGGCGTAG
- the rpmG gene encoding 50S ribosomal protein L33, with amino-acid sequence MASSTDVRPKITLACEVCKHRNYITKKNRRNDPDRLELKKFCPNCGQHQPHKESR; translated from the coding sequence GTGGCCTCCAGTACCGACGTGCGGCCGAAGATCACTTTGGCCTGCGAGGTGTGCAAGCACCGTAACTACATCACCAAGAAGAACCGTCGCAACGACCCTGACCGCCTCGAGCTGAAGAAGTTCTGCCCGAACTGCGGCCAGCACCAGCCGCACAAAGAGTCGCGCTGA
- a CDS encoding MBL fold metallo-hydrolase produces MASTDRLYFRQLLAGRDFAAGDMMAQQMRNFAYLIGDRETGDAVVVDPAYASGDLVDILEADGMHLSGVLVTHHHPDHVGGSMMGYTLTGLAELLERVEVPVHVNTHEALWVSRVTDIPMSSLTTHEHGDKVDVGAIEIELLHTPGHTPGSQCFLLDGRLVAGDTLFLDGCGRTDFPGGDVDEMFRSLQQLAALSDDPTVFPGHWYSIEPSATLSEVKRSNYVYKVSTLDQWRSLMGA; encoded by the coding sequence ATGGCATCGACGGACCGCCTCTACTTCCGGCAGTTGCTCGCCGGCCGCGATTTCGCCGCCGGCGACATGATGGCGCAGCAGATGCGCAATTTCGCCTATCTGATCGGCGACCGGGAGACCGGCGACGCCGTGGTCGTCGACCCGGCCTACGCCTCCGGCGATCTGGTCGACATCCTCGAGGCCGACGGCATGCACCTGTCCGGGGTGCTGGTCACCCACCACCACCCCGACCACGTCGGGGGATCGATGATGGGCTACACGCTGACGGGCCTGGCCGAGCTGCTCGAGCGGGTCGAGGTGCCGGTCCACGTCAATACCCACGAAGCGCTGTGGGTCTCTCGGGTGACCGACATCCCGATGAGCAGCCTGACCACCCACGAGCACGGCGACAAGGTCGACGTCGGCGCCATCGAGATCGAGTTGCTGCACACACCCGGCCACACACCGGGCAGCCAGTGCTTCCTGCTCGACGGTCGCCTGGTCGCCGGGGACACCCTGTTCCTGGATGGTTGCGGCCGTACCGATTTCCCCGGCGGCGACGTCGACGAGATGTTCCGCAGCCTGCAGCAGCTGGCCGCGCTGTCCGATGATCCGACGGTGTTCCCCGGGCACTGGTACTCCATCGAGCCCAGCGCCACCCTGTCAGAAGTCAAGCGCTCCAACTACGTCTACAAGGTTTCCACCCTGGACCAGTGGCGCTCGCTCATGGGGGCCTGA
- a CDS encoding crotonase/enoyl-CoA hydratase family protein, with protein MSGSVSYRKDDAIAVLTMDDGKVNVLSPALLAEINENLDRAIAEDAGAVVIAGNERVFSGGFDLKVFRSGDIQASIDMLRGGFNLSHRLLSFPKPVVAAITGHAIAMGSFLACSTDHRICGPTYNFQANEVAIGMVLPYPALEIMRLRLTPSAYQQAVGLAKNFLGDTALAGGWVDEIVLNDMVLSRAEEAARELATLNASAHLACKMRARQATLDAMRAGIDDIGSEFGLS; from the coding sequence ATGAGTGGATCGGTCAGCTACCGCAAGGACGACGCGATCGCCGTCCTCACGATGGACGACGGCAAGGTCAACGTGCTGAGTCCGGCCTTGTTGGCCGAGATCAACGAAAACCTGGACCGCGCCATCGCCGAGGATGCCGGTGCGGTGGTGATCGCCGGCAACGAGCGGGTGTTCAGCGGTGGCTTCGACCTGAAGGTCTTCCGCTCCGGTGATATCCAGGCCTCCATCGACATGCTGCGGGGTGGGTTCAATCTGTCCCACCGGCTGCTGTCGTTCCCGAAGCCCGTCGTCGCGGCGATCACCGGCCACGCGATCGCCATGGGGTCGTTCCTGGCCTGCAGCACCGACCATCGAATTTGTGGTCCCACCTACAACTTTCAGGCCAACGAAGTGGCGATCGGAATGGTGCTGCCCTACCCCGCACTGGAGATCATGCGGCTTCGGCTCACCCCCTCGGCTTATCAGCAGGCGGTTGGGCTGGCCAAGAATTTCCTCGGCGATACCGCGCTGGCCGGCGGCTGGGTGGACGAGATCGTCCTGAACGACATGGTGCTCTCGCGTGCCGAAGAAGCTGCCCGCGAGTTGGCCACTCTCAACGCCAGCGCGCACCTGGCCTGCAAGATGCGTGCCCGCCAGGCCACCCTGGACGCCATGCGAGCCGGTATCGACGACATCGGCTCCGAGTTCGGGCTGTCCTAG
- a CDS encoding TetR/AcrR family transcriptional regulator, translating to MPRVKQRTPELRDRVVDVAVSTLCEDGMSGFTTRRVAERAGTSVPAVYELFSDKDGLLRAVFFEGFRRLGAELVATAETTDALADLRAVIPVFRRFCLDYPPLARVMFSRPFQDLDPDPDQLAAAPTVREILVGKVQRCIDAGLLCGDPVDIAHVLLALAQGLAVQEAGRWLGTSADSVNRRWDVGVQAVLAGFRA from the coding sequence GTGCCCAGGGTCAAGCAGCGCACTCCCGAGCTGCGCGACCGCGTGGTCGACGTGGCAGTGAGCACGCTGTGCGAAGACGGCATGTCCGGCTTCACCACCCGGCGGGTGGCCGAACGTGCCGGCACGTCGGTGCCCGCGGTCTACGAGCTGTTCTCCGACAAAGACGGGCTGCTGCGGGCGGTGTTCTTCGAGGGGTTCCGCCGACTGGGCGCTGAGCTCGTCGCAACTGCCGAGACCACAGATGCACTGGCCGACCTGCGGGCGGTGATCCCGGTGTTCCGCCGGTTCTGCCTGGACTATCCACCCCTGGCTCGGGTGATGTTCAGCCGGCCGTTCCAGGACCTGGACCCCGATCCCGATCAACTGGCGGCAGCGCCGACGGTGCGGGAGATCCTCGTCGGCAAGGTGCAGCGCTGCATCGACGCCGGTTTACTCTGCGGGGATCCGGTCGACATCGCCCACGTATTGCTGGCTCTGGCACAGGGTTTGGCGGTGCAGGAAGCCGGGCGGTGGCTGGGCACGTCGGCGGATTCGGTGAACCGGCGCTGGGATGTCGGGGTGCAAGCGGTGCTTGCCGGCTTCCGCGCCTGA
- a CDS encoding deoxyribodipyrimidine photolyase, which translates to MLHSVVLAASDNIEAAGFILRGIKGIFVAIGSIIAAVVCAVIAGAKGRNPFGWGILGLFFSILTLIVIIVIPSKKS; encoded by the coding sequence ATGTTGCACAGCGTCGTGCTGGCGGCCAGCGACAACATCGAGGCCGCAGGGTTCATCCTGCGCGGCATCAAGGGCATTTTCGTAGCCATTGGCAGCATCATCGCCGCGGTCGTCTGTGCCGTCATTGCCGGTGCCAAAGGGCGAAATCCGTTCGGCTGGGGCATTCTCGGCCTGTTCTTTTCGATCCTGACGCTCATCGTCATCATCGTGATCCCGAGCAAGAAGTCCTGA
- a CDS encoding alpha/beta hydrolase: MLEVIDKGGATAAHATPLLFVHGAFHGAWCWDDHFLDYFADRGYHALALNLRGHGGSSSPAPINECSVFDYVRDVSTVADRLPVPPVVIGHSMGGFVVQKYLAVHAAPAAVLVASAPPTGIAPATVRVARRHWRQSMRTRSFSRPLDFFAAPGVSRATFYHSATPDEIVEACTSRLGPESARVLYRDLLYRHLARPKLVTAPVLVLGAELDGFFTPGEVAATARAYRTEPVMFPGMGHNMMLERGWEAVADRIDRWVWASLS, encoded by the coding sequence GTGTTGGAGGTGATCGACAAGGGCGGGGCCACGGCCGCCCACGCCACACCGCTGTTGTTCGTGCACGGCGCCTTTCACGGGGCATGGTGCTGGGACGACCATTTTCTGGACTACTTCGCCGACCGCGGCTACCACGCGCTGGCGCTGAACCTGCGCGGCCACGGCGGCAGCTCGTCGCCGGCGCCGATCAACGAGTGCAGCGTCTTCGACTACGTCCGCGACGTGAGTACGGTCGCTGATCGTTTGCCGGTGCCGCCGGTGGTGATCGGACACTCGATGGGCGGCTTCGTGGTGCAGAAGTACCTGGCCGTGCACGCCGCACCCGCCGCTGTGCTGGTCGCCTCGGCACCCCCGACCGGCATCGCTCCCGCGACGGTGCGGGTCGCCCGCCGGCACTGGCGCCAGTCGATGCGCACCCGGTCGTTCAGTCGGCCGCTGGATTTCTTTGCCGCACCAGGTGTTTCACGCGCCACCTTCTACCATTCCGCCACGCCTGACGAGATCGTCGAAGCCTGCACATCGCGGCTGGGGCCAGAGAGTGCCCGGGTGCTGTACCGAGATCTGCTCTACCGCCACCTTGCCCGGCCCAAGCTGGTCACCGCCCCGGTGCTGGTGCTCGGCGCCGAACTGGACGGGTTCTTCACCCCTGGTGAAGTCGCCGCGACCGCACGGGCGTATCGCACCGAGCCGGTGATGTTTCCCGGTATGGGCCACAACATGATGCTCGAGCGCGGCTGGGAGGCCGTGGCCGACCGGATTGACCGATGGGTGTGGGCAAGCCTGAGCTGA
- a CDS encoding glucose 1-dehydrogenase, with product MGRVEGKVALITGAARGMGASHARLLASEGALVVLADVVDEEGAATAAAIGDAARYIHLDVSDPDDWSAAVALTLREFGTLTVLVNNAGIVYRRTLKNLEPERWQRVIDVNLTGTMLGIKSVIEPMTDAGGGSIINMSSIQAMRGTPGNHGYVASKWAIRGLTKSAALELAASNIRVNSLHPGMIRTPMTAHMPDDLVAAPMGRLGEPHEVSTFVLFLASDESSYATGSEFVMDGGLITDVPHRLP from the coding sequence ATGGGACGCGTCGAGGGCAAGGTCGCCCTGATCACCGGTGCCGCGCGCGGGATGGGCGCTTCCCATGCCCGGTTGCTGGCCAGCGAAGGCGCCTTGGTGGTTCTCGCCGACGTCGTCGACGAGGAGGGTGCGGCCACGGCCGCTGCGATCGGCGATGCCGCACGCTACATCCACCTCGACGTCTCGGACCCTGACGACTGGTCAGCGGCGGTCGCGCTGACTCTGCGCGAGTTCGGCACCCTCACTGTCCTGGTGAACAATGCCGGCATCGTCTACCGGCGCACGTTGAAGAACCTCGAACCCGAACGTTGGCAGCGGGTTATCGACGTCAACCTCACCGGCACCATGCTCGGCATCAAATCGGTGATCGAGCCGATGACCGATGCGGGCGGCGGCTCGATCATCAATATGTCGTCGATCCAGGCCATGCGCGGCACACCGGGAAACCACGGCTACGTCGCATCCAAGTGGGCCATCCGCGGGCTGACCAAATCGGCCGCACTTGAACTGGCCGCCAGCAACATTCGGGTGAACTCACTGCACCCGGGGATGATCCGCACACCGATGACCGCCCACATGCCCGACGATCTGGTGGCCGCACCGATGGGGCGCCTCGGTGAGCCCCACGAGGTATCGACATTCGTGCTGTTCCTGGCCAGCGACGAGTCGTCTTATGCCACCGGGTCGGAGTTCGTGATGGACGGCGGCTTGATCACCGACGTACCGCATCGCCTGCCGTAG
- a CDS encoding metallophosphoesterase translates to MTATDTSTAFRLWAFGDAHVGTDKQFGRSSLAEAISQSEFGGAEGGPSFDWDIAIDVGDMSGAHHSLPDDTEGQEVRKQFAALRTHRREDVYSVSGNHDRSGLSESEAWWWQKWIDPLGEHTEFSGVDPAARRYGVEGTWERYSFRVGNLLFLMMSDRNEPTQTVGRGTLGGNPGGVVSAETFDWFTAMVDDNPDAIVIAVHHYVLKNTTVASGEWEGVRKNAAGEWEEHYHRPFGKGTPQGASYLYWVGSKPDSAAFEDFLVARPGRVQMWLAGHTHTNPDDSHGGKTHIERRWGTWFLNVASLSRHHMPRTTLPISRLLTFTPGSPEVRVQCYLHTSQHAPQGWYPKAERTIALDRPFEWG, encoded by the coding sequence GTGACGGCAACGGACACGTCGACTGCGTTTCGCCTCTGGGCATTCGGCGACGCGCACGTCGGCACCGACAAGCAGTTCGGCCGAAGCAGCCTCGCCGAGGCGATCTCGCAATCGGAGTTCGGCGGCGCAGAGGGTGGCCCCTCGTTCGACTGGGATATCGCCATCGACGTCGGTGACATGTCCGGCGCCCACCACAGCCTGCCCGACGATACTGAGGGCCAAGAGGTGCGAAAGCAATTCGCGGCGCTGCGAACCCACCGTCGTGAGGACGTCTACAGCGTGAGCGGGAATCACGATCGCAGCGGCCTCTCCGAGTCAGAGGCCTGGTGGTGGCAGAAGTGGATCGATCCGCTCGGCGAGCACACCGAGTTTTCCGGTGTCGACCCCGCCGCACGACGGTACGGCGTCGAGGGCACCTGGGAGCGCTACTCGTTCCGGGTCGGCAACCTGTTGTTCCTGATGATGAGCGACCGCAATGAGCCCACCCAGACCGTCGGGCGAGGCACGCTCGGCGGTAACCCCGGCGGGGTCGTCAGCGCTGAGACGTTCGACTGGTTCACCGCGATGGTCGACGACAACCCGGATGCCATCGTCATCGCGGTGCATCACTACGTGCTGAAGAACACCACGGTGGCATCCGGCGAATGGGAGGGGGTGCGCAAGAATGCGGCAGGGGAGTGGGAGGAGCACTACCATCGGCCCTTCGGTAAAGGCACACCCCAAGGCGCGTCATACTTGTACTGGGTTGGCAGCAAGCCGGATTCGGCCGCGTTCGAAGACTTCCTGGTCGCTCGGCCCGGCCGGGTGCAGATGTGGCTCGCCGGGCACACGCACACCAATCCCGATGACTCCCATGGCGGCAAGACTCACATCGAGCGCCGCTGGGGCACGTGGTTTTTGAATGTCGCGTCGTTGAGCCGCCACCACATGCCGCGTACCACACTGCCGATCAGTCGATTGCTGACGTTCACCCCCGGTAGTCCCGAGGTGCGGGTGCAGTGCTATCTGCACACCAGCCAGCATGCGCCGCAGGGGTGGTATCCCAAGGCGGAACGGACCATCGCGCTGGATCGCCCGTTCGAGTGGGGATAG
- a CDS encoding ABC transporter permease, whose amino-acid sequence MWAPLLGIATVLVAWQLVYLSGWKPSFILPSPATVLTELWIQAQHPVLWQAIWTTMGRALAGFGLALLIGTALGVAVSRNRLLRAAFGPIITGLQTMPAIAWFPFAIIFFGITTSAILFVIVIGTAPAIATGVIAGSDHIPPLLLRSAKSMGLRGIALYRHLILPASLPMFVAGLKQGWAFAWRSLMSGELVVIVTNTASIGVLLENAQNLTDMPAAIAIMIVILILGIVIDALFTALDRVIRRRWGLVDAAHS is encoded by the coding sequence GTGTGGGCACCGCTCCTCGGCATCGCGACGGTCCTTGTGGCGTGGCAGCTGGTGTACCTCAGCGGCTGGAAGCCGTCCTTCATCCTGCCCAGCCCGGCCACCGTGTTGACCGAGTTGTGGATTCAGGCCCAACACCCGGTGTTGTGGCAGGCCATCTGGACCACGATGGGCAGAGCCCTGGCCGGGTTTGGGCTGGCTCTGTTGATCGGGACCGCGCTCGGTGTTGCGGTGTCGCGGAATCGATTGCTGCGTGCGGCGTTCGGCCCGATCATCACCGGTCTGCAAACCATGCCGGCAATAGCGTGGTTCCCGTTTGCCATCATCTTCTTCGGGATCACCACATCGGCGATTCTGTTCGTCATCGTGATCGGCACGGCGCCGGCGATCGCGACCGGCGTCATCGCCGGTTCTGACCACATCCCGCCGCTACTGTTGCGATCCGCCAAGAGCATGGGTCTGCGTGGAATCGCGCTTTACCGGCATCTGATCCTGCCGGCCTCGTTGCCGATGTTCGTCGCGGGACTCAAGCAGGGTTGGGCATTCGCCTGGCGCAGCCTGATGTCGGGTGAGTTGGTGGTGATCGTCACCAACACCGCCTCGATCGGTGTACTGCTGGAGAACGCCCAGAACCTGACCGATATGCCCGCGGCGATCGCGATCATGATCGTCATCCTCATCCTGGGGATCGTCATCGACGCCCTGTTCACCGCGCTGGACAGGGTGATTCGGCGTCGCTGGGGTCTGGTGGACGCGGCGCATTCGTAA
- a CDS encoding ABC transporter ATP-binding protein, giving the protein MTTVACTTLTESNAQAEVAVRLTEVSKSFRQGRSVVTALEGISLTAAVGEFVCIVGASGCGKSTLLSLVAGLDEASSGEVHSGTRRPALMFQEPALFPWLTAARNIEVPLRARGVPKRQRRERVAELLQTVRLSEFADARPHQLSGGMRQRVALARALAQDADTLLMDEPFGALDAITRDHLHTELERIAAECGLTVLFVTHNVNEAVRLGDRVVVLSSRPGRVIAEVPVPAERPRRSNSTQVAELAAVITDRLYAVEGGDGRH; this is encoded by the coding sequence ATGACCACCGTCGCGTGCACGACGTTGACCGAATCGAACGCGCAGGCTGAGGTCGCGGTCCGTCTGACCGAGGTATCGAAGAGTTTCCGGCAAGGCCGATCGGTCGTGACGGCACTCGAGGGCATCTCCCTGACGGCGGCCGTCGGTGAATTCGTCTGCATCGTGGGCGCATCAGGTTGCGGCAAGAGCACACTTTTGTCCTTGGTCGCCGGCCTGGACGAGGCCTCTTCGGGCGAGGTGCACAGCGGTACCCGTAGGCCGGCGCTGATGTTTCAGGAGCCGGCGCTGTTCCCCTGGCTGACAGCGGCACGGAACATCGAAGTGCCGCTTCGGGCTCGCGGCGTGCCCAAGCGGCAACGCCGCGAGCGGGTTGCCGAGCTGCTACAGACGGTCCGACTCAGCGAGTTCGCCGATGCCCGTCCGCATCAGCTTTCCGGCGGCATGCGCCAGCGGGTGGCGCTGGCTCGGGCACTGGCTCAGGATGCCGACACCTTGTTGATGGATGAACCGTTCGGCGCGCTCGACGCGATCACTCGCGATCATCTGCACACCGAACTCGAACGGATCGCCGCCGAATGTGGTCTCACCGTCCTGTTCGTGACGCACAACGTCAATGAGGCTGTGCGGCTGGGGGATCGGGTGGTAGTGCTGAGCAGCAGACCCGGGCGCGTCATTGCAGAGGTGCCCGTTCCGGCCGAGCGGCCGCGCAGGTCCAACTCGACCCAGGTGGCCGAGTTGGCTGCGGTCATCACCGATCGACTTTATGCGGTGGAGGGTGGCGATGGTAGGCACTGA
- a CDS encoding ABC transporter substrate-binding protein codes for MPRRMFISRAALALVVLAATLSGCGQSTPSTNSAQKVTLRLGYLTRVTHASALVGIDKGLFAKNLGPDVTLDAKAFGQGTEEATALLAGQLDAAYVGPNPAFNAWQKSNGTAIKIVSGSASGGTTLVVKPGIQNAQDLRGKTLADPALGGTQDVSLRSWLKENGLQTNPQGGGDVFIKPTKPESAIIPAFTANQIDGAIESAPYDVQLVKAGGVPLWSDPGTITILVVRQEFLQAHPDVVSGLLKGQVEANDFIHENPDAAAQAANAALAGALGKGLEPDVLSASFQETTFTNDPGAASLNDQVHKAVSVGLLDPLSLDGIFDLHLLNDILKGSGKPQVDA; via the coding sequence ATGCCTCGGCGCATGTTCATTTCTCGGGCGGCGCTGGCACTCGTCGTGCTCGCCGCCACCCTGTCCGGATGCGGACAGTCCACCCCGTCGACCAATTCCGCCCAGAAGGTCACGTTGCGCCTGGGTTACCTGACCCGCGTCACCCATGCCTCGGCCCTGGTCGGCATCGACAAGGGGTTGTTCGCCAAGAACCTGGGCCCCGACGTCACCCTGGACGCCAAGGCGTTCGGCCAGGGCACCGAGGAGGCGACCGCGTTGTTAGCCGGCCAGCTCGACGCGGCCTACGTTGGGCCCAACCCGGCGTTCAACGCGTGGCAGAAGTCGAATGGGACGGCCATCAAGATCGTCTCCGGATCTGCCTCTGGTGGAACGACTCTCGTCGTGAAGCCAGGCATCCAGAATGCGCAGGATCTGCGGGGCAAGACTCTCGCCGACCCGGCACTGGGCGGGACACAGGACGTGAGTCTGCGCAGCTGGCTCAAGGAGAACGGTCTACAGACCAACCCGCAGGGTGGCGGTGACGTCTTCATCAAACCCACCAAGCCGGAGTCGGCGATCATCCCGGCTTTTACCGCCAATCAGATCGACGGCGCGATCGAGTCAGCGCCCTATGACGTCCAGTTGGTGAAGGCCGGCGGCGTACCGCTGTGGTCGGACCCCGGCACGATCACCATTCTGGTGGTGCGGCAGGAATTCCTGCAGGCTCACCCCGACGTGGTGAGTGGCTTGTTGAAGGGGCAGGTCGAGGCCAACGATTTCATTCACGAGAATCCCGATGCGGCCGCGCAGGCGGCGAATGCGGCCCTGGCCGGCGCGCTCGGTAAGGGGCTGGAGCCCGACGTGCTGAGCGCGTCGTTCCAGGAAACGACGTTCACCAATGACCCTGGTGCCGCGTCGCTGAACGATCAAGTGCACAAGGCGGTTTCGGTGGGACTCCTCGATCCGCTCAGCCTCGACGGCATTTTCGACCTGCACTTGCTGAACGACATTCTGAAGGGGTCCGGTAAGCCACAGGTCGATGCATGA